In the Clavelina lepadiformis chromosome 8, kaClaLepa1.1, whole genome shotgun sequence genome, one interval contains:
- the LOC143469646 gene encoding uncharacterized protein LOC143469646 — protein sequence MECHPDNMHVDFLLKAISDMVLQELKSMREDMKIEFAKVQENMEDMVSKILVETKKAETINNAIPIKETSQTLDVESDIGICIKGVHSENATVLPLVEAIKEEPLLLQHWEVSETDQPSLSISNMFSLQSELGVNALVKTVEPQTCIEEDHSEKASFYPQFEVIEKEPLMLQKYAVSQTEIDHPTISMLNKLTYQSEIGVKATVKTIDSRNCIERSSDEERSNFVEMFFDNSATNDRNNACKVDAQLLVGNNKEKHFSCNFCDRSFKCKSNLKVHLRTHTGEQPYQCQVCHKPFNQFGSLQSHMRTHTGERPYQCDVCHKAFSVSCNLKRHMRTHTGERPYKCQVCHKSYLDSSILKHHMRIHTGEQPYQCDVCHKSFIQSSTLKAHMRTHTGEQPYQCDVCHKSFSFSNQLKNHMTTHTGEKPYECNMCHKSFSTSSRLKVHIRTHTGERPYQCQVCHKSFTQSNNLKAHMRIHTGERPYQCHVGQKLFSQKRNLWRHETIHSGKGPY from the coding sequence ATGGAGTGTCATCCAGATAATATGcatgttgattttttattgaaagcaatcagtgatatgGTTTTACAAGAATTGAAATCAATGCGAGAAGATATGAAGATAGAATTTGCAAAAGTACAAGAAAATATGGAAGATATGGTTTCAAAGATTCTTGTagaaacaaagaaagctgaaaccataaacaatgcaataccGATTAAAGAAACATCACAAACATTAGATGTAGAATCTGATATCGGCATTTGTATTAAAGGAGTTCATTCTGAGAATGCAACAGTTCTTCCTCTTGTTGAAGCTatcaaagaagaacctttgctGTTGCAGCATTGGGAGGTTTCTGAAACTGATCAACCCAGTTTATCCATTTCAAATATGTTTTCTCTTCAATCGGAACTTGGAGTAAATGCCCTAGTTAAAACTGTTGAGCCCCAAACCTGTATTGAAGAAGATCATTCTGAAAAGGCATCATTTTATCCTCAATTTGAAGTTATTGAAAAGGAACCTTTGATGTTGCAAAAATATGCAGTTTCACAGACTGAGATTGATCACCCAACTATATCcatgttaaataaattaacttaTCAGTCAGAGATTGGAGTAAAAGCCACAGTTAAAACGATCGATAGCAGAAATTGCATTGAAAGAAGTTCAGATGAAGAACGCAGCAATTTTGTGGAAATGTTCTTTGATAATTCTGCAACAAATGATAGAAACAATGCTTGCAAAGTTGATGCTCAGTTGCTTGTaggaaataacaaagaaaaacatttttcttgcaaCTTTTGTGATAGatcattcaaatgcaaaagcaaCTTGAAAGTTCAtctaagaactcacacaggtgagcaaccttatcaatgccaagtttgtcacAAACCATTTAACCAATTTGGCAGTTTGCAatctcatatgagaactcacactggagagcgaccttatcaatgcgatgtgtgccacaaggcATTTTCTGTTAGCTGCAATTTGAAAAggcatatgagaactcacactggagaacgACCTTATAAATGCcaggtgtgccacaagtcatatTTAGATAgcagtattttaaaacatcatatgagaatccacacaggagagcaaccttatcaatgcgatgtgtgccacaagtcatttatccaAAGCAGCactttaaaagctcatatgagaactcacactggagagcaaccttatcaatgcgatgtgtgccacaagtcattttccttTAGCAACCAATTGAAAAATCATATGacaactcacactggagagaaACCTTATGAATGCAAtatgtgccacaagtcattttccacAAGCAGCAGATTGAAAGTTCAtataagaactcacactggagagcgaccttatcaatgccaggtttgtcacaagtcatttacccaaagcaacaatttgaaagctcatatgagaatccatactggagaacgaccttatcaatgccatgtaggtcaaaagttattttcccaaaagagaaatttgtGGAGACATGAAACTATTCACTCTGGAAAGGGACCttactaa